From Rissa tridactyla isolate bRisTri1 chromosome 7, bRisTri1.patW.cur.20221130, whole genome shotgun sequence, a single genomic window includes:
- the LOC128912365 gene encoding aldehyde dehydrogenase family 3 member A2-like, protein MERMQQVVGRARAAFSSGRCRSLEFRLQQLKALEQMVQEKEKEILAAIKADLHKCGPNAYNHEILGVLGELALAMDKLPSWAAPQPVKKNLLTMRDEVYICPEPLGVVLVIGAWNYPFVLVMQPLIGAIAAGNAVVVKPSEISENTAQLVADLLPQYLDQELYPVVTGGAAETTALLTQRFDHILYTGNSTVGKIVMAAAAKHLTPVTLELGGKSPCYIDKDCDLAVACRRITWGKYMNCGQTCIAPDYILCDPSIQSKVVENIKATLQEFYGEDVKSSPDYERIINKRHFKRIVGLLEGQKIAHGGQTDEASRFIAPTILTDVSPESKVMEEEIFGPVLPILTVKSVDEAIEFINRREKPLALYVFSNNKKLIRRVISETSSGGVTANDVFMHALVPDLPFGGVGNSGMGAYHGKYSFETFSHRRACLIKDLKMEVVNKLRYPPGSQKKVDWAKFFLLKQFNKGRVGLAILALLGIVAAVVATVSFGSLLSA, encoded by the exons ATGGAGAGGATGCAGCAGGTCGTTGGGCGGGCGAGAGCCGCCTTCAGCTCGGGCCGGTGCCGCTCACTGGAAttcaggctgcagcagctgaaggCCCTGGAACAGATggtgcaggagaaggagaaggagatccTGGCAGCCATCAAGGCGGATCTGCACAAG TGTGGGCCCAACGCGTACAACCACGAGATCCTGGgcgtgctgggggagctggcccTGGCCATGGACAAGCTGCCATCCTGGGCAGCCCCTCAGCCTGTGAAGAAGAACCTGCTGACGATGCGGGATGAGGTCTACATCTGCCCTGAGCCACTGGGGGTGGTGCTGGTCATCGGGGCCTGGAACTACCCCTTTGTCCTGGTCATGCAGCCTTTGATCGGGGCCATCGCAGCAG GCAATGCCGTGGTGGTGAAGCCATCGGAGATCAGCGAGAACACGGCTCAGCTGGTGGCAGATCTCCTCCCCCAGTACCTTGACCAG GAGCTGTACCCTGTGGTCACTGGGGGTGCAGCTGAGACAACAGCCCTGCTGACCCAGAGGTTCGATCACATCCTTTACACCGGCAACTCCACAGTGGGCAAAATCGTGATGGCAGCGGCCGCCAAGCACCTGACGCCCGTCACCCTGGAGCTGGGCGGGAAGAGCCCCTGCTACATCGACAAGGACTGTGACCTGGCCGTCGCCTGCAG GCGGATAACGTGGGGGAAGTACATGAACTGTGGGCAAACCTGCATCGCCCCGGACTACATCCTCTGCGACCCATCCATCCAGAGCAAAGTGGTGGAGAACATCAAGGCAACTCTGCAG GAATTCTATGGAGAAGACGTGAAGTCGTCTCCAGATTACGAAAGGATCATAAACAAGCGTCACTTCAAGAGGATCGTGGGCCTGCTGGAAGGGCAGAAGATTGCTCACGGGGGACAGACTGATGAGGCCTCCCGCTTCATAG CACCAACTATCCTCACCGACGTTTCTCCGGAGTCAAAGGTGATGGAGGAGGAAATCTTTGGACCGGTCCTCCCCATTCTGACCGTGAAGAGTGTGGACGAAGCCATTGAGTTCATCAATCGTCGGGAGAAGCCCCTTGCCCTGTACGTCTTCTCGAACAACAAGAAG CTGATCAGACGGGTGATATCGGAGACCTCCAGCGGCGGCGTGACAGCCAATGACGTCTTCATGCACGCTTTGGTTCCAGATCTGCCCTTTGGCGGTGTGG GTAACAGCGGGATGGGCGCCTACCACGGCAAGTATAGCTTTGAGACCTTCTCCCACCGCCGCGCCTGCTTGATCAAGGACCTGAAGATGGAGGTTGTGAACAAACTCCGGTACCCGCCTGGCAGCCAGAAGAAGGTGGATTGGGCCAAGTTCTTCCTCTTGAAGCAGTTTAACAAGGGCCGAGTGGGTCTGGCCATCTTGGCCCTGCTGGGGATTGTGGCAGCGGTGGTGGCAACAGTGAGCTTTGGCTCTCTGCTGTCTGCATGA